GACTAGACATTGCCTTgcgatattttaaacattaccTCAACAGCCTGTTGAAAATTGAGTGGTTTTGGGTTGCCTCTGTTGCATGCCATCCCTGCATCCATTTTAGGATCCATCATCTCAATGGCAGACATAGCTTCAAACAAGCCAAAGAGATGTCCATCATGCAAGAGTTCTCCTAGCTCTAGATCTGAAAAGCACAGGATCATAATATATTGCAatgttttaaacttatttaacttgttgaaataTGGTTTCTATTCttctgtattttttacatacatttaatataactaaaaccatAAAAACTAGAACATTagtttaacttaataaaaataattaacttttttttaaacttaatgttagattgtgtaaaaaaattacttaccttttatattttcaaaaaagtcTTTAGTTATGTCAACCCAATTATAGGTTACCTCCGGGGCTGTTCCTAATGGATCCATAATCCTACAacatatttagtttatataaaattaagtgcATATATTTAAACTGTAAGCTACAAAACCAcaacaatgttttaaattggCAAGTAATTGTGAAAAAAGAAACCTAGAcccattaattaatacaactaACACCAAGGATAACATTAGAAAAATGCAGACTAGAAAGTGATTATAAGCAAACTAGCCATAAAttagtttattgtataaattttataaaatgacaCACAAcctaacatttataaaaacaaaatatatatttagtatagttgtaaattataatgaaataagtACAGGAACGATAAATGTGCAATTCAATGACACCCACAAACACAATTTATAAGAACAAAAGCTTTTTTATACAACACCGTTCAAGCAGAATTTACTAACCCTTCACCGTAATAATAATCATCATTATCTGCCATTTTAACTACCTACTAAAAAATCGTGtaaaaataagagaaaactgatataaatttaagttatattagGGATGGTAATCACCTTCGCTAAAGACCTTAGAATTGCAAATTTATAACACGACTTTTAGTAAGGTGATAGATATTTACGTCACATGAATTTGATTtctgataaatttatttattatgtattattttacttgtaTACTTCCAAAATAGAAATCTAATTTTTCGCCGCGCGGCCCGGGCCTGAAATCTGAAGTCtgaactatataaaaattcaatactcAACTTACTCAAGTCAATAGTCAATACCAAAAATGAAAGATTATATACAGTATTGTAAGTCAATAGTCAAAAccttttagtttaattttcaGCTTAGGCACTTGACGTTTGCTAACAACTAATggaatattattcatttttattataattttgtcaaACGTTTATTAGAGAAAATATAATGCGTTCTAAAAAATCgctaagtatttaataaaagactTATATTTTACCCAATTTTCTGTTTCATCTTTCAACGGAAACTTAGGATATCATTCGACTTTAACATCGGAAGTAATAATTCGCgcttatttttaagtaatttttaaacctAATGGATAATGATTAGTGGTGTGTTTTGCTAGAGGTGGTGCGCCAAGTCTGAATTTTACCCTAAAATTTAAggtaagatttattatttatatactggGTAAATTAACGTTATATCGCACTAAGAAACctactaacaaaaacaaacaaggtataaaatcaaacaaattatgtacttaatttaaatatatttaatactatttttaaacagGTCGTTAGTTGTCGTCTCTCGGTCTTGCACTACCGGGTCATAGACATCGCTGTCTAGTTGCGTAGGCTCTGGAGTGGTAGAGATTCCAGCCGATGACGTCGATATGGATCCACTGCCTCCAGGTTTAGATAAAGCCACCCCACCCGTTCCAACATCCATGCAATCCCAGTGAAGAATCTACAAAGAAAGTAGCTATTAATCACTTATGTAAAAACGATCAATACAATTTaaaggtattatttattttttgaattcaaatatttatttattttaacaaaataagctaCCATTACAGATTACTCCAATACGGCAACCGTTTACATTTATATCacatacaaaacaatacatacacagaaaataaatatagtttaaaaaaaaactataaaacacgcttttaaagcacatcaaactaaaaagtgaaaaataattcctaatttaggctgaaaatggtaatgaacaaaaaatgctGGTagatattattgtgaaaaagcgtgggttgctcgatagacgaaaaatatggcacagagcgccatgtgtgttttatagtttttttaaactatatttatttttacgtttaaagtgggtcaaaatcgagtccgaaggagtcggttccATACATACATCCATACATACAgatgaagctaatataaagcgtgtaaaaacaaCACAACAGTTAACAGtactacattaaaatatttacaaaaatactaattatttcTTGCAGTATAGGAACTGACATAAAGCagacattaattatattatccaTATATTGTGTGCCCTTTTCGAGCGGTTTGATTTCGCTGAGGGTACGAATAGTAACGGCCTCCTGACGTAACCATCAGGTACACGGTAAGTGCAAATTCTCGGCGCACTCTTAGTTCGTTGTATCCCACAGAACctgttatgaataaagttgGATACCACCTGAGCGGGTAAaatgaatttgtttttttttatataataggagggaggggggggggcaaacgagcttagcaaaagggcagtcttcgcagcccctagacacccatttttagtgggtgcgttgccggcctttgagggaggagtaggtACACTCGAGGGAAGACCCcaaccgggagtcgattccacagttcgctagttcgcaaaagaaaatgccttgtgaaacggactgtggaCTGTGGTTTTGTACCGGCTCCAGCATCACCCTATACTTTATATCATAAAGGAGCCTGGAGCGCCATTATGCTTCAGATGACTTCTCACTAATGATTTAAACAAGACTCGAATGGTGGGAATACTTGTAAAGTCTCTGGTCTGCCTTATTAGGAATCCAAGATTTCTAAATGCCTTCTTATATATTTGAGTAATGTGATTCCTAAATGTCAGTTCTGAGTTTTTGACTATCAAGTCCTTAACTTGTTAACCTCGCTTAACTAAATCGTATTAAGGAAGGGGTTTTGATAAACATAAAAGTTATTCTATGGTTTATAAAAGATTGTCAAActataaagatataataagGATATTATATCGGAGAAAAGTAGTACATAGACTATATATACcgttatttacacaaatagattattatttcattaaatatttcttaattatacAAACCAGCACAGGAGCCTTGTCTATTCGCGTGTCCATATCCATACATACATGGAACTTTTGGTCAATAACTGATACATCGTACAGACGTATGCACATATCGACAAGTGTTGGTGGTAAGTACGGGATTGGCACAGGTACGCAGAAGGGTGGGGCATTGCGAGCtgcaaaaaacatattttcatagtTTAGTagtgttttatattgtataaatattaaaagtattttttattataaacaattggTTTGTGTAAAGaacaagtattattttattctcacgtaataatacaattaatgaaaataaatgacaaAGCTTTATTATGGATTAGGATTCATAGgagtcttagacccaaaactactgaatgctgatcacctactttctAGGCCAAGTCGCATTTTGTTGTATATTGTATGTTGTAGTTATGCATACAATATGTTCTATatgaatttctttaatttattttatcgatTACTAACTATACTATTTTAACAATTGTTACCACCAATGCGATAATTCTGTAtcttaacaatttaattatacataatttttaaaccgTAACATAGAACATTCAATTTCCCCTTTGCGACAGTATTAAACACGCGTAAAGTGTTAAGAGACCCTGATGGCATATATTATTTCCGCTCCTAGAGACAGAAATTAAGAATCGTTTTCCGACGCCATAAAAGCCGTTTGGTACAAATGAACTAAGTTCTTACAGAACTATTCTTACAGAATCCTAGTGGGATTACTAATAATTTCCCATAAAATCTTTAACGACTTAGTAGCCTGTAAATTCCGTCTGGTTTCAAGCTTGTTGTATCTTGTTGCCGTCCCTAACACAAACAACGTTGGGTATATTAAAAGATTGTAAGGATAAGTACTAAAACGCTGTTGTGATTTTTTTCTGTATACGCTCCAATTTCGTCTCATGCGAAGCCCCGACTGATGAATGAAACTCGAGCATGGTTCTCATCAACGCATTGAACAGGCTTTGATGTTCGTGAACGTTCATGCCCCTTGTATGACAAGGGAAAGGCTAATAAATAGAGGTTAATCGATTCCTAACGGCTTAAAGCAATAGAATAGAACCGTATCTAATTATGTCACCCTAATGTGTTACTTAATTATCGAAAAATACATACCTgagtatattttttgaaatatactGGCGTTGTTCATTCTTACTTCCATAGAAAATATAGAGTCCTCTGGTTGGTATTCGATTATTGCACAGGCTAAAAAAcaatcattaaataattacgtaACAATACGACTAAATTTTGTACCTATTGCCCACTTTAATGCAACAACGTTCTTACCtgttatattaactaaaatcaAAGTAAGAATATTCTTCGATATTTATCAcggattttattatttcgatCTACGATgctcttttgttatttagcATTCATAGTAATTGTATTGAAGTTATTGGACAGGTTTCTTGCATTGAATTTTAATACTGTAACCTGTATTTAGAATTCTGGGACTGTTTAATCTGATATTTATAATGCTGCACTTAAAGAATTTGCAGGTTTATTTATAGCCCGtgcaaatttaaaatggaaattGGTAATGAAGATAAATGATCACattgtatgtgactgaacttaCTTCGCCTATCATAATTAAATGCTTGTATCCTAATTCCGGTGCAACATGAGCATTTTAATTCCTTACACTCACAAGGACCCCCTCTGAACGGCAGTCGTATAAACCACCCAGGTTTGTACCATGGCCTTGGCAACATTTTTCGAATAGTCTGAAatcaatttcaattattattaattactggacattattgaaaattttacgattaagccaattaattaatttgatgaGTATTAACAGTTATTAAATCGCACTGTATTTAGAAAGTTATCATCATTTGGAAGCACGCGTTTGTTTGGGTAGATAAGTGATCTACCTCTATACTTCCAACCCCTagcaattattgttttgccAAGAATCCATCTGAAGAGTCTTGCCATAAACGCGGTAATTTGACGCGGATGAATTTTAACATTATACTAGTAActtaatatactaaattaatatacatattatatactatattattaccTCATTAGTATTTAAATCGTAATAAACTGAAAAATCTGAGACGTCCATTGCGTTATCCTCTTTGTTACCCCAAAGAGCGAAGTGTCCTGTAACCGAAATTGCAATTATTAAGGTTTACTGATCGTATATAAAAGTAGgcgttaatttataaaattacttaccaGTAGAGAAGCTGACACACAACGTCATTAGTAAAAAGGGTAGAAATTCCTTCATTTTCTTATCAACTTttcaaattccaaatttaCAGTTGCTTTCTCAAGGTCCACTTAACAAATGAAGCACATTTGTATGTTACGTCAacacaaacaaataaaggCCGTATCTATTTGTATGCGAGATGCGGTGCGCACGCGGACTGCGGGACTTTCTAGAGAAACTCCTGCGCATATGGACGCACCACCACTGGCTATCATTAAATACTCATTTTCAATATCATGCTCGAGTTTTCATCGTAAACAAGAAGATAAcgagaaataaattatatagttaAGTATCTATACCATTCGTGCAGGTTTTCACAAATTCACCACgcgatttttttgtaataaacttaattatcaAGTAAAAAGTGAattgttttgaataaataatttattgtacgtAATTAAAGTCTTAACACTCGCGATTTTATTGTATGGGGGATTATCTATCGAATATTTCTAGGAGTGATCGAACTATGTTTTGTTCATCGTATTCTTCTATATCATCTTCACCAGCATCTATTACGGCGTCCACACCACCATGCGGATTCGGAACGTGTAGACCACCATTTTCTTCTGGCTTTATCATTGCTAATCCATTTGCTCCCATTctgaaaacaaaaatcaaaatagatacgagagatttaaaattttaatacaaattaactaTTTCCATAGAAAAAATAAGCCATTAATTGagattgaaaattttactaaaatattctccagaagaaaaaaatgcctTTTACCTTAAACAATCAAAGGTTAGATTAAATAATTCCAAGGCCCTCCATCTTCCAGTCATCCCTAAGCAGAAATGAAAGTTTCTTCCAGGAAAAAATACGTTATAAAATCGTGCGCACACTTTTAAATTGGGCATTCTCGGTGGATTAATACAAATAGGCCGTGGATTTTTACCTACAAATAAACACTATTAAAAACTTGTATAAAACAACGAATTGGTATGATTATTACACCTAGTTTACCTGACATTGAGTTTTCGTAAAGGGTTCGGTCGTTTAGGGACATTGCTACATCGAATGCAAAATCACCTGGATGATATGTAACTTTCATACATGCTTTTTGATTGAAAAGGTCCAACACAGGCCCGGTACAACATTTACAAACACCTAAAGCGCAAGTACACCTTCTATTTGGTGTTGGTTCATCTTCCTCTTCACTACTTTCTTGCCTTGCGTTCGgtgaaaatatagaaaaatttccCATCTTTATTCTGTCGATTAATAATTGTGATGCAATGTCGTTTCGCTCATTTTCTTCTAGGTTAATTACATCTGTGATATTTGTATAgctgtctaaaaaaaaatgaataatttatatattgcaCATACTGTTAAGTTGCACGTAAGAAagtgaatattataaaaattattgcacATACTTGTAACATCCGTTGCATTTCCGTTTACAATTTCACAGAACAAGGTCACTATAATGACAACGAAACTTATTTGAAGCATTATTGGGCCTCAACAAGTCGCGAAGTGTTGAGAGCGTTGTGTGAATAAACTCGACACTGCGCTTTAGATATTTAAACAGGTTGTATGGTGGAAGCGAATTTATTTACCAAGTCTTAACTACTTTCACTACATAACTTATCCTGTGTTTCACTACgaaaggaaaattaaaaacccaaacattatatttatttgtgtttaattcctagaattagtaataaataaaataaatatatttccttaATACATCTAATCAAAATATCGTCCCTCAAAAATATCACCAATAGCATCACCGATTGCGTCCAAGGGACCATCATTACCACCCCCAAAAAGTCCCCCATTCGGTCGATTGCCTTCCCCTCCTAAAAGTGCGCCTGCAGCATCCAAAATAGTCCCTTCATTGTTATTATTGCTGTTTCCAAACAAATTTACAGGTTCCGGCCCGGAAGACACCGGCTTAGGTTTTAAGCCGGTTTGGACCCCAGCCGATCCCAATctagaaaaatatagtttaattaaacACCTAATACTAAAAGCAATTGTTTTATCTCAAACTTACATACCCAAAACATCTAAACGAGGCTGAGTAAATAGTGAATCCGGCGATATCTGCATTAATATCCAAGCAGGCGAAAGCATTTCCATTTCGTACACGAATGTTACTTATTTCAGCACAAACACGAATAAACGGTGCTCTTCTTGGATTGATACATATTGGTGGAGGATCACTCGCTGTAAAAAGTATACCTAATCATAAAACTACTAGCCTaagcctaaactttgtttaaaatacattaaaacttGTTCAAATCTTTTTAGCAGTAACATAATGACGGTATTTAGTTTTTAGGATATATCTTATATACTGTAATCTATATAACTAACCGTGTTCGAGTGTTATCCTATTTCTCTCCCTCACACAAAATAATCAATCAAATTCAGTTAATCGGTGTTAACGGAAATACATATACAACAAATAATGCCATcattaataatagtatttaaaaaaataatacctgAAACACGCCGACGAATTACTGTATTATTGTTAATGCTTAATCTGACATCAAAAACGAAATCTTCAGGAATGAAAGATATATTTCCACATGCTTTAGTTCTAAATCGTTCCAATACAGCTCCCGTACAGCAGCCGCATTGTCCAGATCTACAATTGCATGGGAACCTGATCACTGTTCCGTTTACATTGCCCACAGGGCCTGGAATCTCATCTTGTACAGTTGGCTTTTGCGTTATATCAGACACTGTTACTGCAGCTGTCACAGGCGCATCGCTTACCGGCACATCGCTTACTGGTACATTTTCAATAGGGGAATCATTAATTGGATCGATTTCATTCTCGTCATCATATATGGTTTCATTTTCCTCGTTTTCTGCTACATTTATTGGAACTACAATGGTCACTGGAGACTTGAGCAAGGGAGTTGGTTTAAAAGCTTGCTGCCAAATACTTTCAGGCaccttaaattttataatatcataCCTCCCATCTTCTTTTGTTATGAATTCacctaaaatgtattaatttttatcgtGATTCCaatatgacaaaataaaatgagccagaaaatattaaattacataccATGTCTCCCATGGCACAATGAAAAACTTCCAAataggaatataaaaaaatatttaaaactaaacatagCTAAAAATTCCTTTAATTACAACAGGTGCGCCTGCCTTGCTGATTGAATTTGTTCTGTAGCATGACCAATCCACCTATTTAAATATCTACTAACTGAGTTTCAATACAGAGTTTCTGTTCTACGGTCATTGAACataaacaagttttaaattttaatgtacagTCAGGAGAAAGTCGTGACTTCAAATGACAGTATTGATTCCTACTTTCTGTAACGGGGACGCAAACTGAATATGATTATGATGACTTATAAGGTGTTGTATTCGGTCTTGCTtagatattttcattatttttagataaattattaaaaattaaataaaatcaatgtaaCTATCATTGTATTAGAATAGTACgcttttataaattagttatTCTATTTTAATGTGCATTACTTGTATATCGTCTATAAAAATAGCTGTTCTTTGTATTTCTTTGAAGCAATATGCTACTGATcggatataatatgtattgagataataatttatggaCTTGATTTGCCAAAATAAtcttatattatcattaattatttctgaTGTCATTACCTTTCTTTCATCTTTACCATACCGCTTAATTTTAatggttaaaattatatatttaaattattaaaaaataatatatcagtggcactacaacctcttttggtctgggcctcagatttctgaatctgtttcataatcatttttaaatctaataggcaagtaggtgatcagcctccagtgcctgacacacgccgtcgactttttgggtctagacacgtcggtttcctcacgatgttttccttcaccgttcgagctaatgttaaatgcgcacatcgCATAAGTCTGGGTTTGAATgtttgtgcacagccggggatcgaacctacgacttcagggatgacagtcgcacgcAGAATCCTACACTGCTCTATCtctatttaaatgattattgatttgaatataatttttataatatttttactttcttACTAtcaaatgtgtaaataaaacaaagaaataattgTAGAACGCTTTTAATAAAGACATTtaataggtaataaataatttaaaattaactatttacagagttgaataaataaaataaataataaatttgctaAAATTAAGTACTATAAGTCTCGTAGGATTATTTTCTTGACCAATCGCGcatcattttattttgtctcCTGTTGGTTCTTCTACGTGCGACTTCAATATCCGGTAATCCAAGACTTTCATTGATTGCATCCAGTCCACTAACAATATCATAATCAGCATTACCATTTCTAtgctttttatgtttattttggttttggcGTTTATGACGTCCAAATATTCCCAATTGATGTCCAACACTTTCTCCAATTTTAGTCAGATCTAAAACATCCAAATCTTCTAATTCAAACTGTTCACCTCTACGCTTTTTCTTAGGCATCACTAATTCTTCGTAATGATAGTCTTTGTTATGTGCGCGACTCTCATCTACAGTAACGGTTTTATCGGATTCATTTTCTTCTGAATGAGAATCAAGGCTCTGAACTATTTGAACCGTTTCTTCGTTTGCTTCGTCATCATCAACAACTGTTGCATAAGGAATGGTGGAATGAGGTTTAGGGGTAATTGTTTGCACTTTTTCGTATGATATTTGTTCTTCACTCGACTTTGTCTCCGAGTCCTTTGATAGACTTGGAATGATCTGAGTTGCTGGCATAACTGAAAGTTGTCCAGTAATATGAGCCAAAGACATTTCTAGACCTGACTCTTCAAAACTAGTCGCAGTAACTGGAGTTGTTGCAGATATTGTTGCTATTTTGTTGTTTCCGGATACAATTTTTTCGTTTGAATCAGAACTTTCGGTAATTTTTTGGGTTTGAACTATTGTTGATTGACCTAATAAGTGCGATTCTGTACTAGCGGAAGTTAAACCAGATGACATTTCTGATACATTTGAAATAGGGAAACTTTCAGCACTTGAAGGTGTTGGCCGTCGTGTTGGTCTTCTGTTGGATGGTCGTCTAGTTGGGCGACGATTAATAGGTCTTACTTTGACCGTAGTGCTTCTGGTTATAGGTTTTGGTGTTGTTCTCGTATTTGGTCTCCTTGTTGTTCTACGATTGGGTCTTGGTCGGCGTGTAGTTGTAGAACTGGATGTAAGTTGAGCTTGTTTGTTTCGATTTTTGTTTGGTTTTTTCCCATCGCTAGATCCGAACAGGCCTCCTAATAAGTCTTCACCTAAAAGACTAAATCCTGTATAATCGGCACTATCTACGTCGTTCACGGCATCGATCTCacctaaaaagaaaaagttattttactaACTTACATAAAGACATTTATGCAAACTCTATATTCCTATGTATATTGCAATATGTTGTCTTGACGAAAAATTCATGGAATTACCATCGTCATCGTCATCATCATCTTCCTCTTCATCAACGtcgtcatcatcatcatcagcgTCCAAGCCGAAGTCGTCCTCTTCTTCATCATCATCGTCATCATCCTCAGTTTCTGTTTCATCCTGAGGTACAAGCGGCAGCGGGTCAGCTGGCTCTGATGTCACACCTTTGGGTCCAAATTTAAAGCAGGATACTCTTACTGCAGCTTCAACAGTGCTTTTAGACTGTAACTCTAATCCAAGACAAGCACGAAAGTCTTCACCAGCTTTTGCAATGTTATAAACTCGTCCGCAGAATTTCGATATACCTCCAGGAAGAGGCATGCATACTGGACTTGGTTTACGACctgtaagtaaaataattgttaataataataataaaaaacagaaattattgtttactaaa
The Pieris napi chromosome 1, ilPieNapi1.2, whole genome shotgun sequence DNA segment above includes these coding regions:
- the LOC125054146 gene encoding nucleoprotein TPR, translating into MKLSLIFELLMIFVLLAFAASKNINKNRNNVKGLRNKEDDNIKIEDNSLNRYCKCSESLCNCCRDFSVPVVNLNGPGCASLRYLNGDKMSISLSFGKKVITNRTVASRKPSPVCMPLPGGISKFCGRVYNIAKAGEDFRACLGLELQSKSTVEAAVRVSCFKFGPKGVTSEPADPLPLVPQDETETEDDDDDDEEEDDFGLDADDDDDDVDEEEDDDDDDDGEIDAVNDVDSADYTGFSLLGEDLLGGLFGSSDGKKPNKNRNKQAQLTSSSTTTRRPRPNRRTTRRPNTRTTPKPITRSTTVKVRPINRRPTRRPSNRRPTRRPTPSSAESFPISNVSEMSSGLTSASTESHLLGQSTIVQTQKITESSDSNEKIVSGNNKIATISATTPVTATSFEESGLEMSLAHITGQLSVMPATQIIPSLSKDSETKSSEEQISYEKVQTITPKPHSTIPYATVVDDDEANEETVQIVQSLDSHSEENESDKTVTVDESRAHNKDYHYEELVMPKKKRRGEQFELEDLDVLDLTKIGESVGHQLGIFGRHKRQNQNKHKKHRNGNADYDIVSGLDAINESLGLPDIEVARRRTNRRQNKMMRDWSRK
- the LOC125051492 gene encoding uncharacterized protein LOC125051492, with product MKEFLPFLLMTLCVSFSTGHFALWGNKEDNAMDVSDFSVYYDLNTNETIRKMLPRPWYKPGWFIRLPFRGGPCECKELKCSCCTGIRIQAFNYDRRTCAIIEYQPEDSIFSMEVRMNNASIFQKIYSARNAPPFCVPVPIPYLPPTLVDMCIRLYDVSVIDQKFHVCMDMDTRIDKAPVLILHWDCMDVGTGGVALSKPGGSGSISTSSAGISTTPEPTQLDSDVYDPVVQDRETTTNDLFKNSIKYI
- the LOC125051489 gene encoding uncharacterized protein LOC125051489, which gives rise to MFSFKYFFIFLFGSFSLCHGRHGEFITKEDGRYDIIKFKVPESIWQQAFKPTPLLKSPVTIVVPINVAENEENETIYDDENEIDPINDSPIENVPVSDVPVSDAPVTAAVTVSDITQKPTVQDEIPGPVGNVNGTVIRFPCNCRSGQCGCCTGAVLERFRTKACGNISFIPEDFVFDVRLSINNNTVIRRRVSASDPPPICINPRRAPFIRVCAEISNIRVRNGNAFACLDINADIAGFTIYSASFRCFGLGSAGVQTGLKPKPVSSGPEPVNLFGNSNNNNEGTILDAAGALLGGEGNRPNGGLFGGGNDGPLDAIGDAIGDIFEGRYFD
- the LOC125051496 gene encoding uncharacterized protein LOC125051496; translation: MLQISFVVIIVTLFCEIVNGNATDVTNSYTNITDVINLEENERNDIASQLLIDRIKMGNFSIFSPNARQESSEEEDEPTPNRRCTCALGVCKCCTGPVLDLFNQKACMKVTYHPGDFAFDVAMSLNDRTLYENSMSGKNPRPICINPPRMPNLKVCARFYNVFFPGRNFHFCLGMTGRWRALELFNLTFDCLRMGANGLAMIKPEENGGLHVPNPHGGVDAVIDAGEDDIEEYDEQNIVRSLLEIFDR